The following proteins are encoded in a genomic region of Leifsonia psychrotolerans:
- a CDS encoding aldo/keto reductase codes for MPDLAFGRIGLGAANVGNLYTAMTDAAAHDLLQAAWDAGVRYFDTAPHYGLGLSERRLGAFLATKPRDEFLVSTKVGRLLRPNPAGVGTLDDENSFVVPADQKRVWDASADGIRASLDESLERLGLDRVDIVFLHDPERYDLAGGLATGLPAMVDLREQGLVSAIGVGSMSTDGLLAAANSGAIDLLMVAGRFTLAEQPALLDVIPACRTNGVGIVNASIFNSGLLATENPGANARYEYGAVPAAVLAKVQAIAAVCREFGVTLPEAALQYTLREDSVSTVIVGANRPAQIEQNVERMATTIPEELWDRLTEKGLIPA; via the coding sequence ATGCCTGATCTGGCATTCGGGCGCATCGGCCTGGGCGCCGCCAACGTCGGAAATCTCTACACTGCAATGACGGATGCGGCGGCGCACGACCTGCTGCAGGCCGCGTGGGACGCCGGCGTGCGCTATTTCGACACCGCTCCGCACTATGGCCTCGGGCTCTCCGAGCGACGGCTGGGCGCGTTCCTGGCGACCAAACCGCGCGATGAGTTCCTGGTCTCAACCAAGGTCGGCCGCCTGTTGCGGCCGAACCCGGCCGGCGTCGGCACGCTCGACGACGAGAACAGCTTCGTCGTGCCCGCGGACCAGAAGCGGGTGTGGGACGCGTCGGCTGACGGCATCCGGGCCAGCCTGGACGAATCGCTCGAACGCCTGGGACTCGACCGGGTGGACATCGTGTTCTTGCACGATCCCGAGCGGTACGACCTGGCCGGCGGTCTCGCGACAGGGCTGCCCGCGATGGTCGATCTGCGCGAACAAGGCCTTGTCTCGGCCATCGGCGTGGGTTCGATGAGCACCGACGGGCTCCTGGCCGCGGCCAACAGCGGCGCGATCGACCTGCTCATGGTGGCGGGTCGCTTCACGCTGGCCGAACAGCCGGCCCTTCTCGACGTGATCCCGGCCTGCCGCACGAACGGCGTCGGCATCGTCAACGCGTCGATCTTCAACTCGGGCCTGCTCGCCACCGAGAATCCGGGCGCGAATGCCCGGTACGAGTACGGCGCGGTTCCCGCCGCGGTGCTCGCGAAAGTTCAGGCGATCGCTGCCGTGTGCCGTGAGTTCGGGGTGACGTTGCCCGAGGCGGCGCTGCAGTACACGCTGCGCGAAGACAGCGTGAGCACCGTGATCGTCGGGGCGAATCGGCCGGCGCAGATCGAGCAGAATGTTGAACGGATGGCGACGACGATTCCCGAGGAGCTCTGGGACCGCCTCACCGAGAAGGGACTGATTCCGGCATGA
- a CDS encoding amidohydrolase family protein: MIDSHLHLWKPAERAYSWIPAGTVLDDEFGPERARPELQAAGVDGAVLVQAADSYEDTFYMLSVAAKHPEIAGVVGWVPLDRPAEAEAALELFRHSPVFAGVRNLTHDYADELWIMQPAVTETLELLVRHRLTLDVVCTTPQHLDNVAALAMRHPQLTIVLDHLANPGIADEAWEPWADQMAAVAAHPNVIVKYSGVTTSLAGRVWTAASWQRYLDHVLAAFGADRIMMGSDWPVSLLGGDYQQVWAAQLDGLAGLTDAERRAITHDTAARTYALTLG; encoded by the coding sequence ATGATCGATTCCCACCTGCACCTCTGGAAACCAGCGGAGCGTGCCTATAGCTGGATTCCCGCTGGCACTGTGCTGGACGACGAGTTCGGTCCGGAGCGGGCTCGGCCCGAGTTGCAGGCGGCCGGAGTCGACGGGGCCGTGTTGGTGCAGGCCGCCGACAGCTATGAAGACACCTTCTACATGCTGAGCGTCGCGGCGAAGCACCCCGAGATCGCCGGGGTCGTCGGCTGGGTTCCGCTCGACCGCCCGGCCGAGGCCGAGGCGGCGCTTGAACTGTTTCGGCACTCCCCGGTGTTCGCGGGCGTGCGCAACCTCACCCACGACTACGCCGACGAGCTGTGGATCATGCAGCCGGCGGTCACCGAGACGCTCGAGCTGCTCGTGCGCCACAGGCTCACCCTCGACGTGGTGTGCACCACGCCCCAGCATCTTGACAACGTTGCGGCGCTCGCCATGCGGCATCCGCAGCTCACGATCGTGCTCGACCACCTGGCCAACCCGGGCATTGCCGATGAGGCATGGGAGCCGTGGGCCGACCAGATGGCGGCCGTGGCGGCGCATCCGAATGTCATCGTGAAGTATTCGGGCGTCACGACGTCGTTGGCGGGGCGCGTCTGGACGGCGGCCTCCTGGCAGCGTTACCTCGACCACGTGCTGGCCGCCTTCGGTGCCGACCGCATCATGATGGGCAGCGACTGGCCGGTTTCGCTGCTGGGGGGCGACTATCAGCAGGTCTGGGCGGCGCAGCTCGACGGCCTGGCCGGGCTGACGGATGCCGAACGGCGCGCGATCACGCACGACACGGCGGCTCGCACCTACGCGCTCACGCTCGGCTAG
- a CDS encoding enolase C-terminal domain-like protein: MSTVIALETSDVRFPTSTSLDGSDAMNLDPDYSVAYVRVVTDDADGHEGHGFVFTIGRGNDVQVAGIEALAAHVVGRNVEDLLENMGATWREFVWDSQLRWLGPEKGVMHMAIGAVVNALWDLKAKRASLPLWQLLGRMTPEQIVELVDFRYLTDAMTPEDALDILRQAAPGKAEREAELLASGYPAYTTTPGWLGYSDEKLVRLAKEAVADGFDMIKLKVGGNLEDDIRRMRLAREAVGPDIRIGTDANQRWGVAEAIEWMSHLAEFDVAWIEEPTSPDDILAHAAIARGVHPIPVATGEHMANRIMFKQFLQADALQVLQIDATRVGGVNENIAIMLMAAKFGVPVCPHAGGVGLCEAVQHLSMFDFVAISGTTEGRVIEFVDHLHEHFVTPVVMRNGAYQAPTAPGAGTEMYAASRAEFAYQAQARTVDA; encoded by the coding sequence GTGAGTACTGTCATTGCGCTGGAAACCAGCGACGTTCGTTTTCCCACATCCACGTCGCTTGACGGCTCGGATGCCATGAACCTCGACCCCGACTATTCGGTCGCCTACGTGCGTGTCGTCACCGACGATGCCGACGGCCACGAGGGTCACGGGTTCGTCTTCACGATTGGGCGTGGCAACGACGTGCAGGTCGCGGGGATTGAGGCCCTTGCCGCACACGTCGTCGGCCGCAACGTCGAAGACCTGCTCGAAAACATGGGCGCCACCTGGCGTGAGTTCGTCTGGGATTCTCAGCTGCGCTGGCTCGGCCCGGAAAAGGGCGTCATGCACATGGCCATCGGTGCCGTCGTCAACGCGCTCTGGGACTTGAAGGCCAAGCGTGCCAGCCTGCCACTCTGGCAGCTGCTCGGCAGGATGACGCCGGAGCAGATCGTCGAACTCGTCGACTTCCGCTATCTCACCGACGCGATGACCCCCGAAGACGCCCTCGACATCCTGCGTCAGGCCGCGCCCGGCAAGGCCGAGCGTGAGGCCGAACTGCTCGCCTCCGGCTACCCGGCCTACACCACCACGCCCGGCTGGCTCGGCTACAGCGACGAGAAGCTCGTGCGCCTGGCCAAGGAAGCCGTGGCCGACGGCTTCGACATGATCAAGCTCAAGGTGGGCGGCAACCTCGAGGACGACATCCGTCGCATGCGTTTGGCCCGTGAGGCGGTCGGACCTGACATTCGCATCGGCACCGACGCCAACCAGCGCTGGGGCGTCGCAGAGGCGATCGAGTGGATGAGCCACCTGGCCGAGTTTGATGTGGCCTGGATCGAAGAGCCCACGAGCCCCGACGACATTCTGGCCCACGCGGCGATCGCCCGCGGCGTGCACCCGATTCCGGTGGCGACCGGCGAGCACATGGCCAACCGCATCATGTTCAAGCAGTTCCTGCAGGCCGACGCGCTGCAGGTGCTGCAGATCGACGCAACCCGCGTGGGCGGCGTCAATGAGAACATCGCCATCATGCTGATGGCCGCCAAGTTCGGGGTGCCGGTCTGCCCGCACGCCGGCGGTGTGGGGCTCTGCGAGGCCGTGCAGCACCTTTCAATGTTCGACTTCGTGGCGATCTCCGGCACGACCGAGGGCCGCGTCATCGAGTTTGTCGACCACCTGCACGAGCACTTCGTCACCCCGGTCGTCATGCGTAACGGTGCCTACCAGGCACCCACGGCACCCGGCGCCGGCACAGAAATGTACGCCGCGAGTCGCGCAGAGTTTGCCTACCAAGCACAGGCCCGCACCGTCGATGCCTGA